The region GACCATGCCGTGCTGTGCCAGGATCAGGATCGTCACAACGCCTTGCTGGTTCAGATAGGTGAGCAGCTCGTGCATCTGAAGCACGATGAAGGGCTGCTCCGGCATGGCATTCAGGTACCCGGTCAGGCTGTCGATCAGCACGACCTTGGCACCTCCCTGCTCTACGGCATCCCGCACCCGGCCCGAGAACTCACCGGGTGAGACATTGGCCGGATCGATCTGCTCGATCCGCAATCGTCCTGACTCCACATGAGCCGTCAGGTCGAAGCCGACCCCCATTGCCCTTTGCATCAGGATACCGGTCGTCTCGTCGAAGCTGACCATCAAGGCCGGCTCACCGCGCTCCAGGGCGGCCCAGAGATAGCCGAGCGCGAGCGTGGACTTGCCCGCGCCCGAAGGGCCGACAACCAGGGTACTCGTCCCCCGGCTCAACCCTCCGCCAAGAAGGGTATCGAGTTCACCGATGTTGCTGGGGATTGTTTCGAGTGCGAACGACGTATGGTGATCGGATGCCACGAGGCGAGGGAAGATCCGCAGCCCGCCCCGTTGGATGACGAGATCGTGATAGCCGCCCCGGAAGGCGGTTCCGCGCATCTTGGTGACACTGAGCCGGCGCCGCTCCGCCCCATAGGCTGGAACAACCTGCTCGAGACGGATGACGGCATGACTGATCGAGTGCAGGTTGAGATCGTCCTGCTCGGATGTAAGGTCGTCGAGCATCAGCACAGTGGCATCGTTGAGCAGGAAATAGCTCTTCAAGGCCAGAACCTGCCGCCGATAGCGCAAGGAACCCTGGGACAGCAGCCGGATCTCGGACAGGGAGTCGAACACGACCCGACTCGGCTTCACCCGTTCGATCTCCGCCAGTGCCATGCGGACTGTCTCACCGAGTTCCAGATCAGACGAGTAGACGAGACTCTGTTGCTGCTGCGGGTCGAGACTCAGTTCCGGTGGCACCAGTTCGAAGATCTCGATACCGTCCAGGGCCCAGCCATGACGCGAGGCGACGGACAGGAGTTCACGCTTGCTCTCGGACAGGGTGATGTAGAGGCAACGTTCCCCCTGCTCTGCCCCGGCAAGGAGAAACTGCATCCCCAGCGTCGTCTTTCCCGAGCCGGGCCGCCCCTCGATGAGGTGAGCGCGGTTGGCGGCATACCCGCCGGCGAGAATATCGTCGAGGCCGGGAACCCCGGTCGGAACCGGGGCGGCATCGGAATGCGACGGTAACGTCATGGAAGTCTCAACGGGTCAACTGTTTCGATCACGTCCGAGTCAACGCCTCAGTCCCATGCTGCTCAACGATCCGACGTTCAGCTCAGCGATACGATGTGACCCTCATGAGGAGGCGCTAGCATGATCTTGTAGATAGGAGCCGCGGACCTGTCTGTCCACATGTGCACACATCGCCAAGGTTATGTTCACAGTTGAACGTAAGTTGCTCTTGTGCGTTGGACCAGCCGAAGCCATGGAGGAAGGACGCCCAATGCAGCCTGCCACGATCCCATCACGCCTCAGGGAAAGGATTGCCGGCAACAATCTTCTGAGTGCCCTCAGACCTGAAGACCTGGCCATCGTGGCGCCTTCGCTTCAGGAATGGGAGGGAGAAGCCGGATCGAAGCTTTACCAGCCTGGAGACGAGGTCAGGTTCGTCTACTTCCCCTGTGGGCCCAGCCTGGTCTCGTTCGTGGTAGAGCTCGAGGAAGGTCTCACGGTGGAAACGGCCCTGATCGGGCGCGAGGGAGCGGTCGGCGGGATCGTGAGCCAGGGACGCCTTCCGGCCTATGCCCGTTCCGAAGTCCAGTTCCCAGGTCCGTTCCTGCGCTTATCGACTGCGGATCTCGAGGAGTTCGAAACCCGGTCGCCTAGCCTGAGGCATCTGTTCGCCCGCTACGCGGATTGCATGCTGGCGCAGGTCTTCCAGTCTGTGGCGTGCAATGCGGTTCATACGATCGAGCAGCGCACTGTGAAATGGCTGCTGGCGGCGATCGACCGAACGGGCGACCATGACATTCCCCTGACCCAGGAACAGCTGGCCAGCATGATGGGCGTCGGACGAAGCTATGTCAGCCGCGTTATTCAGTCCTTAAAGCGCCGGCATTTGCTGGAGACGCGCAGAGGCGGCGTCCGTGTCCGGGACATGGACAGGTTGGATGGCCTGTCATGCGGGTGCAACAATGCTCTTCGCCGCCATTTCGAACAGGTGCTGGCGGGCGTCTATCCCACGGTCGAGGAGAGTTCGGCTCAGAAGGCAGCAGCAGGTAGCAGGCACCCTGGCTCAAGGATGAAGGCCTGACGCGCTTTCACCCTCCTGCGGCAGGGCGCATTGGAAGCACGTGACCTCTGCAAGGGGCCGGCGCATCATCAAGGCCGGCACGCTGCGCGAGCCGCCCGGGCAAGCCGGGCGTGCTCTGCTCGATGAACCGTTATCGCGAACGCGAGTCCTTTCGGCTCTTGAACCTGTTCACGCTTCCCGTGGTCGAGACATCATTCGTGTTGGAAGCAAGCATGCCGCCGGATTTCACCGCATCCGTATTCCACGCGATGTTTTCTGCCGGGAGCAGATGAGCAACGAGCTTTCGTGTCTCACGGGACAGGTGCTTGCCTGCCTGGGCCAGGGGCTTGAAGTCCGCAAGCTTGTGCGCCTCCCCCGGTCGGCCGGTAAATACGCGCAATCCATCGGGAAACATCACCATGTCACCTGGACGCAAGGTGCTGTCGGCCAGAAGCGCCGGAACAGGATTGGCAATTTCGCCGATCGGCTTGGGCTCGACGGGTTTCTTGATCTCCGGCTGCTCCAGAACGACGGGCTTCGGCCGTGGCCGAGGCTTCTGGTAGGATCGTTCAAGTCCCTGATCGGGCTGGTACCCAAAGGATTGAGCCGGCGGGGGCGGCGGGGCAGCAGGTTGGGTGAGTGCCTGGAGGAATGCGAAAATCCCCTCGGCGTGGGCCGGTACGCTTCCCGCCGCTACCGGGAGGATCAGAGCCAGAGCCAATATGCTTCCAGGCTTCGCCCGTGTTGAAAGTGGCATTCTGAGCTTCAGCATCCCCGGCCTCCTACGATGATGGAAGCAACGTGGCTAAGCTCCTCACGTTCCTGTTACTCCGCTACAAACGCAAAATAAACATAAGTTATAAGAATATGCGGATTGGGCCGGAACGGTCTGTCGCGAAATCAGTTGAATTCGCACTTCGAAAGTAAGGCGACTGGTGGGGATACCGATGGAGTCTGGAGCTGACGAGGACTGGCCTGAAGGCCATATCATCGTTGTGCCTCATGCATGGCGGGACGACGATCTCTGGAACGACATGCAGGCCGAAGCCCAGGAGCGGATCGGCACGACATTATGCGAGATGTACGCTGAATTCCTTCAGCAGCCACTCCCTCCAGGTTTGCAGAAAGCGATCCTGTCGCTCGAGTCGGGATCGAAGACGCACTGATATTCTTACCGAGGCCTCGGGAGAGGACAGGACAGCAAGGTGTTATGGCGGCGACATCGGTCAGCGCAGAACCACGTCCTGTCACCGCATCGGGTCTACCCTCCGCCAAAGGCCGCCTTTAGGCGCTCTGCTTGCGAGCCCTTACTCAACCTTCTCTCCAGGATCAACGTCCGTCCATCCCGCGCTTTCCCCGCCCGCCCGTGGCTGAGGCCTGGAGACGATTTCCATGAGAAGCCCCCCGACCCCCAGGGACATGATGTCCGCCCGGGTCACAGGCACATTGGCCAGCAGGCGGTGCAGGATCCAGTCGAAGCCATTCTCCTTCGGGGACCGGGCGCAGCCGGGCGCGCCGATGACGGGCTTGCCGCCAATGGACCCGACAAGAAGCAGGTTTCCCGGATCGACCGGCATGCCGAAATGCTCTACCCGCCCGCCCGCCATCTCGATGGCCGAGGGGATGACGTCACGACGGTCGGCGATGGCCGATGCTCCGAAGATAACGATGAGTTCCGCGTCGCCCCGCGCCAGCAGTGCCAGTTCCTCGGCCAGGGGAGCGGCTTCGTGCGGCACGCGGTGATCCTGCGTGATCCGCGCCTGCGCAGGCTCCAGCCGTCGGCCAAGCACGGCCAGGGTCTTGTCGACGACGCTCGGCTTGAGGCCGGGAAGGACCGTCGAGACGACCCCGATTGCATGCCGCCGGTAAGGTGCGATACGCAGCGCGCCGTCGCCGGCTCGCGCGATGCCCTTCTGCAGCAGGACCTCCGGAATGGCATAGGGAATGATCTTGACGGTGCCGACCATCTCTCCCGCGACGACGGGCTTATAGGCCGGCAGGGTGGCGGCCGTCATGGCCTCGTCGACAGCGTTGAGCCCATGGACGGCATCGACGTCGATGACGAGCACTCCCGCGGTTTCGGCGTAGAGATTGGAGCGTCCCGTAAAAGGGTCTTCGACAGCGACGTCGTCTCCCGCCAGGGCACGGGCGAGCCGGAAGGCCGCATCGTCCTCGGCGATGTCGCCGGGCTCGAAGCGGGCTGCGATGAGGGTCTCGACCCCGGCCTCCTTCAGGCGCCCGGCGATTTCGGCTGTGACGAGGGTCCCTTTCTTCACGATCGTTTCGCCCGCCCTGACGCTGTGAGCCGCCAGGGCTCCGACGGCCTCCTCGATCGGAACCTGTCCGAACTTCACGTCAAGCGCCTCCGCTCCTTGCGCAGGCTCGCGACGATTTCGGCCAGGATGGAGAGCGCGATCTCCGCGGGCGAAACGGCCCCGATGTCGAGACCGATGGGCGCATGGATCCGGGCGATGTCCGCTTCGGTGAACCCGGACGCGGTCAGGCGTTGAACGCGGCGCTCGTGGGTTTTGCGCGAGCCCAGCGCACCGATGTAGAAACTGTCCGACCGCAGAGCCGCCGTGAGCGCCGGATCGTCGATCTTCGGGTCATGGGTGAGCGCGACGAGAGCCGTGTAGCGGTCGATCCCGATGTCGGGCAGCACCGCGTCTGGCCATTCGGCCACGACTGCAACGTCGGGGAAGCGTTCCGGCGTCGCGAAGGCGGTGCGCGGATCGATGATGGTGACGTCGAGGTCGAGGCCTTTGGCCATGGGCGCAAGGGCCTGACTGATATGCACTGCCCCGATGACGATCACTTTCACCGGCGGTGCCTGCACGGTCAGGAAATATCGGCGCCCATCCCGTTCAATGAAACCGCTCTTGCCCTGGCGCAGAGCCCCCTGAAGCTCCTGGGCCAGGGGGTCGCTCCCGACCTCCGCCTCCAAGACGAGACGCTGCTCGCCCGCCTCGACATCGGTCACGAGGATGGCGGCGCGGCGGGCAGCGCGCTCCGCGTTCAGACGCGACAGGAGGTCCAGGCGCATGCTCTCTAATCCACCCGCTCGACATAGACGCTGATCCGCCCGCCGCACGACAGGCCGACCTGCCAAGCGGTCTCGTCGGCGACCCCGAACTCGATCATGCGCGGCTTGCCATCGGCAATCACGTCCAAGGCTTCCGTGATGACCGCTCCCTCGACGCAGCCTCCGGACACGGATCCCAGGAAGTTCGTATCCTCATCGATGACCAGATGGCTGCCCACGGGTCGAGGGGCCGATCCCCAGGTCTCGACCACGGTCGCGATTGCCACCCCCCTGCCCTCGCGCCTCCAGGCTTCCGCCGTCTTCAGGATATCAGTATCGGTCGAGACCATGTTTCTTCCCGGTGTTAGGCGCATGGGGCGGCCCCGCGGGCCCGCACTGAACAGTATTTAGAGCATCTTCCGGAACCGCCCATGATCGATATTGCCACTTCCGATCCTCGAACTGCAACCGGCAGGGAAGCGGGCACCTATCGTCTCATTGACAGGCACGGTGGAGCGGCGTCTCATCGATGGTGAACAAGCACCTTCGTCGGATGGATCGCGACCGGGATGCTGAACGACATCTACAGCCGCCGCATCCTGGAGCTCGCGGCCGATATACCGCTTCAGGGTCCTCTGCCGGACGCCCATGCGAGCGCGAAGGCTCATTCGAAGCTGTGCGGGTCGACGGTCACGGTTCATCTGAAACTCGACGGGGGCGTCGTCAGTGCCTTCTCCCACGAGGTGAAGGCCTGCGCCCTCGGCCAAGCCTCCTCATCGGTCATGGGGCGGCACGTGGTCGGCTCGACCGCCGATGAGCTGCGGGCGCTCCGGGAGGACATGCGCCGCATGCTGAAGGATGGCGGAGAGCCCCCTTCGGGCAAATGGGCCGAGCTGGCGCTCCTGCAACCCGCGCGGGAGCTGAAATCCCGACACGCCTCCATCCTCCTGACCTTCGACGCCGTCGTGGACGCGCTCGCCAAGGCCGAAGCGGCCAGGACGGAGCAGGCGTGCAATGCAGCAACGCTTGGCAGATGACGCGCCGCCTGAATTGTACTTACTCTGTAGCCGGTCTGTGACACGAGGAGATCCGAACATGGCCATGACGATGCAGGGAGAAGTCGAACTTCCGGCCGACCGGGCAACGGTATGGGCCGCCCTCAACGCTCCGGAGGTTTTGAAAGCGGCCATTCCCGGGTGTCAGGAACTGGAGAAGATCAGCGACACGGAATTCCAGGCAACTGCCAAGGTATCGGTCGGACCCGTCAAGGCGACCTTCAAGGGCGGCGTCACTCTTACCGACCTCGACCCACCCAACGGCTATACCATCGGCGGTGAGGGCCAGGGAGGGGTCGCCGGCTGGGCCAAGGGCGGCGCGAAGGTGCGGCTCGAAGACATCGAGGGCGGAACGAAGCTGATCTACGATGTCGAAGCCAATGTGGGCGGCAAGATCGCCCAGCTCGGCGGACGCCTCATCAACGGTGTCGCCAAGAAATACGCCGACGAGTTCTTCGCGAATTTCGCCAGGATACTCTCGCCCGAGACTACCGCTGCGTGATCATCCTGTGAGTCATTCTGCGCCATCTGCCGATACTTGACCGTTCAAACGGAGAGGGCCACACTCGGCCTCGATGGATCGCATTCGTGCGGCCGTCCAACAAAAATGCCTGCTGGCGCCTGAGACCACCCGAAGGTCGGCCGGGCCGCTGGCGCCAGAGGAGGATACCACGCATGACCACCGTCTCCCTGACGGTGAACGGTCAATCCGTCACCGCAGACGTCGATCCCCGCACCCTGCTCGTTCAATTCCTGCGCGACAATCTTCGGCTCACCGGTACCCATGTGGGCTGCGACACCAGCCAGTGCGGCGCCTGCGTCGTCCATCTGAACGGACAGGCTGTGAAGTCCTGTACCGTTCTCGCCGTTCAGGCGAATGCCAACGTCGTCACCACCATCGAGGGCATCGCTGAAGGCGGCGAGCTGCACCCGATGCAAGCGGCCTTCCGCGAGCATCACGGCCTTCAATGCGGATATTGCACGCCGGGCATGATCATGGCCGCCATCGACATCGTGAACCGCAAGGGCAACGCTCTCGACGAGCAGACCATCCGGGCCGAACTCGAAGGCAACCTGTGCCGCTGCACGGGCTACCACAACATCGTCAAGGCCGTGGCCGCAGGCGCGCAGGGCATGGCCCAAGCCCCCCTGCGGCAGGCGGCCGAATAGACCGACAGGCTCACCGAAGACGCGACGCCCTCATCGACGGGTGGAAGCTGCGGGCGAGCCTCGAAGCAGGCGCGATCTCACCGACGTCCGTGCCGAGGCCCCGCTCCCACCTCATGAGGCCCATGAAGACAAGTGAGGACAACATGACCGCAACAGGGATCGGCGCACCCGTCCGCCGGAAAGAGGATCAGCGTTTCGTCACCGGCCAGGGGCGCTACGTGGACGATTTCAACCGACCTGGCCAGACCTACGCCTATTTCCTCCGCTCGCCCCACGCCCATGCGGTGATCCGGTCCATCGACACGGGCCCGGCCAGGATCATGCCGGGCGTCGTCGCCGTCTTCACGGGTGACGACCTCGCGGCCGACAAGATCGGCGGCCTCATCTGCGGCTGGATGATCCATTCGAAGGACGGCTCGCCGATGAAGGCCGGGCCTCATCCGGCCCTCGCCCAAGGCAAGGTGCGCTACGTGGGCGACCATGTGGCGGTGGTGATCGCCGAAACGCTGGCCCAGGCCAAGGACGCCGCCGAGGCCATCGTGGTCGATTACGACGTCCTGCCGGCGGTGGTCGACACGGCGCAGGCCACCAAGGCATCCGTGCAGGTGCACGACGTCTCGCCCGACAACACCGTCTTCAACTGGCATCTCGGCAACAAGGACGAGACGGAGGCGGCCTTCGCGCGGGCCAAGCACGTCACGACAATCGATCTCGTCAACAACCGGCTGGTACCCAACGCCATCGAGCCCCGCGCGGCCGTCGGCGAGTACGACCCCGGGACCGACAACTACACGCTCTACACGACGAGCCAGAACCCGCACGTGGCCCGTCTCGTCCTGTCGGCCTTCATCGGCGTCGCGCCGGAGCACAAGCTGCGCGTCATCGCGCCGGATGTGGGCGGCGGGTTCGGCTCGAAGATCTTCATCTACGCCGAGGAGACGGTCTGCGTCTGGGCCGCGAGGAAGGTCAAGCGCCCTGTCAAGTGGACATCCGACCGCTCGGAAGCCTTCCTGTCCGACGCGCATGGGCGCGATCACGTCACCCACGCGGAGATGGCAACCGACGAGACCGGCAAGATCATCGGCCTGCGGGTCCACACCACGGCCAATCTCGGCGCCTATCTCTCGACCTTCTCGTCATCGGTACCGACTTATCTCTACGCACCGCTCCTGTCGGGCCAGTACGACATCCCGGCGATCTATTGCGAGGTGGATGCGGTCTACACGAACACCGCCCCCGTCGATGCCTATCGCGGCGCGGGCCGCCCTGAAGCTACTTTCGTGGTCGAGCGGCTCGTCGAGAAGACCGCCCGCGAGCTGGGCCAGGACCCGGCCGAGTTCCGCCGCCGGAATTACATCACGCAGTTCCCGCACGCGACGCCCGTGATCATGACCTACGACACGGGCGACTATGCCGCCTCGCTCGACAAGGCCCTGGAGATCGCCGACTACAAGAACTTCCAGCAGCGCAAGCAGGAGAGCGCCCGTCGCGGCAAGCTCAGGGGCATCGGCTTCTCGAGCTACATCGAGGCTTGCGGCATCGCTCCTTCGCAGGCCGTCGGGTCTCTCGGCGCGGGCGTGGGCCTGTGGGAATCCGCCGAAGTGCGCGTCAACCCGACTGGCTCGGTCGAGGTGCTGACGGGCTCGCACAGCCATGGCCAGGGCCATGAGACAACCTTCGCCCAACTGGTCTCGGACCGGCTCGGCATCTCCATCAATCAGGTCAGCATCGTGCACGGCGACACCGACAAGGTGCAGTTCGGCATGGGCACCTACGGATCGCGCTCCGGCGCGGTCGGGATGTCGGCCATCGCGAAGGCCATCGACAAGGTGATCGCCAAGGGCAAGAAGGTCGCCGCCCATGTGCTCGAAGCGTCGGAGGGCGACATCGAGTTCAAGGACGGACGGTTCGGCGTCGCCGGCACCGACCGTTCGCTGGCCTTCGGCGAAGTCGCGCTCCAGGCCTATATCGCGCACAAGTTCTCGGGCCAGGACCTAGAGCCCGGCTTGAAGGAGGGAGCGTTCTACGACCCGACCAACTTCACCTTCCCGGCGGGCGTGCATATCTGCGAGGTGGAGATCGATCCGGATACGGGCGTGACCAGCATCCAACGCTGGACGGCGGTGGACGATTTCGGCGTGATCATCAACCCGATGATCGTCGAAGGCCAAGTCCATGGCGGCATCGCGCAGGGCGTCGGCCAAGCGCTCCTCGAAGGAGCGTTCTACGACCAGAGCGGACAGCTCATCACGGCGAGCTTTAACGATTACTGCATGCCGCGCGCGATCGACCTGCCGTCGTTCCAGGTCGGCATGACGGTAACCCCCTGCCCTTCGAACCCGCTCGGGATCAAGGGCTGCGGAGAAGCCGGAGCCATCGCGGCTCCGCCGGCCGTCATCAATGCGATCACCGACGCCCTCGGCCATGAGGACATTGCCATGCCGGCCACGCCCCAGGCGGTGTGGCGCGCGGCCCAGAAGGCGCGCATGCCCATGGCGGCGGAATAAGGGGAGGATGGAATGTACGCTTTCGAATACCACCGCCCGACGAGCATCAAGGAGGCCGCCGGTCTCATCGGTCAAGTCGAGGATGCCAAGTTCCTCGCCGGCGGCCACACCCTGTTGCCGACCATGAAACTGCGGCTCGCCGGCCCCGCCAACCTGATCGATCTCGGTCAGATCGCGGAGCTGCGCGGCATCGAGCGCACCGACGACACGCTCACCATCGGGGCCATGACCAAGCATGTGGAGGTCGCCAACGCGGCCGAAGTGAAGGAGGCAATCCCGGCCCTGGCGGAACTCGCCGAACTCATCGGTGATCCGCATGTGCGCAATCGCGGCACCATCGGCGGTTCCATCGCAAACAACGATCCTTCGGCGGATTATCCTGCCGCCTGCCTCGCCCTGAACGCGACGATCGTCACGAACCGACGAAAGATCGCGGCGGACGATTTCTTCCAGGGCATCTTCACGACGGCCTTGGAAGAGGGAGAGATCATCACCCAGATCGCGTTCCCGATCCCGTCTCAGGCGGCCTATGCCAAATTCCGCAACCCGGCATCGCGTTACGCACTCGTCGGCGTGTTCGTGGCCAAACATGCCGATGGCGTGCGCGTCGCCGTGACTGGCGCAGGTTCGAACGGCGTTTTTCGCCCGAACGATATGGAACAGGCGCTGAGCGGCAACTTCACCCCGGAGGCCCTCGACGGCGTCGTCGTGCCGGAAGCTGAGATGAACAGCGACATCCATGCGGATGCCGCGTATCGCGCTCACCTCGTCGGCGTCATGGCCCGCAGGGCCGTTCAGGCGGCGGTTGCACGGGGCTGAACAGCCACACCAGCAGAACGTTGACATGATGCCCGGGCGAGCCCGGGCATCATGCCCTCAGGGAGCATAAAGACCCGTGGCCGACCAACCCGGTTCCATCGACGACACCTTGGCCCTTCTGCAGCGCACCGGCTATGTGGCCGACCGGCCTCTCGCGACGGTGCTCTTCCTGGCTCTCAGGCTCGGGCGGCCGCTCTTTCTGGAGGGGGAAGCGGGCGTCGGCAAAACCGAGATCGCGAAGGTGCTCTCGACCGCACTCGGGCGTCGCCTCATCCGCCTGCAATGCTACGAGGGCCTCGATGTCGCGTCCGCGGTCTATGAATGGAATTACGCCGGGCAGATGATGGCGATCCGGCTGGCCGAGGCCACCGGTGCGGTGGAACGCGACACCCTGGAGGACGATCTGTTCTCGGAGCGCTACCTGGTGAAGCGTCCGCTCCTGCAGGCTCTCGAACCTGACACCGCCGGCGCACCGGTCCTCCTGATCGACGAACTCGACCGCACGGACGAGGCCTTCGAAGCCTTTCTTCTGGAGGTGCTCTCCGACTTCCAGATCACCATACCGGAATTCGGCACGGTCAAGGCGGAGCATCCTCCGATCGTCATCATCACGTCGAACCGCACGCGCGAGATTCACGACGCGCTCAAGCGCCGCTGCCTCTATCATTGGGTCGATTATCCGGATGCGGAGCGGGAGCTCGCCATCCTCAGGAGCCGCATCCCACAGGCTTCCGACCAACTGTCCCAGGAGATCGTCGCCTTCGTGCAGGCGATCCGCAAGGAGGATCTGTTCAAGGCTCCCGGCGTGGCGGAAACCCTCGACTGGGCCTCGGCCCTTGTGGAGCTCGACGCGGTGGCGCTCGATCCGGCTCTGGTGTCGGATACGCTCGGCGTGCTGCTGAAGTACCAGGACGACATCCAGAAGATGCAGGGCAGCCGGGCGAAGGAGATGCTGGATCGCGTTCAGGGCGCGTTGAGGACACCCGCGTGACGGATGCGCTCGCCAGCCGGGGCGAAGGCCGTCTCGCGGACAACATCGCCTATTTCGCCAGGGCCCTGCGGGCCGCGGGCCTGCCGGTCGGGCCCGGGGCGGTTCTCGATGCCATCGCGGCTGTCGCGACGGTGGGGATCGGTCCGCGCGAGGACTTCTATTGGATTCTCCATGCCGTGTTCGTGAAGCGGCACGAGCACAGCATCCTGTTCGATCAGGCCTTCCGGATCTTCTGGCGGCGGCGCGCGCTGATCGAGAAGCTGATCGCCCAGATGTCGCCGGTCGCTCCTGGCAGAGCTCAGGAGGAGAAGGCGCCGAAGGCCGGCGCCCTGCGCGTGGCCGAGGCACTTGCCACTCCGCGACAGGAGAAACCGGATCCCGTCGAGAGGACGGAGTTCTCCGCCCGCCTGACCGTATCGGATCGTGAAGTTCTGAAAGTGAAGGATTTCGCCCAGATGTCGGCCGCGGAGATCGCAATGGCCAAGCGCTTGATCGCAGACATATCCCTGCCGGACGACGAGGTGACCACGCGCCGGTTCCTGTCCGATCCGCGCGGCCGCCGAATCGATCCGCGCCGGACCTTCCGGCGGTCGCTGCGCGGCGGCGGGGCCGTGATCGACCTGGCCTATCGCTCCCCGGCCGTGAGGCACGCGCCAGTGGTGGCGCTCGTGGACATATCGGGATCCATGGCCGATTACTCCCGCGTCTTCCTGCATTTCCTGCATGCCATCGCGGAGAAGAGGCGACGGATTCATTCCTTCGTCTTTGCGACCCGGCTGACCAATATCAGCCGCGAGCTGATGAGCCGCGACCCGGACGAAGCTCTCGCCCGCGCATCGAAACGCGTGCAGGACTGGGAAGGAGGGACCCGCATCGCCCATGCGCTGCATGAGTTCAACCGCCACTGGTCACGCCGGGTTCTCGGTCAGGGTGCGATCGTGCTGCTTTTCACGGATGGGCTCGAGCGGGAGGTGACGCCGGAGCTGACCTTCGAGATGGACCGGCTCAAGCGCTCCTGCCGCCGACTCGTCTGGCTCAATCCGCTCCTTCGATTCGACGCCTTCGAGGCCCGCGCCTCCGGAATCCGCGCGATGCTGCCCCATGTCGACGAGTTCCGGCCCATTCATAACCTCGCGTCGATGGAAGACCTCTGCCGCACGTTGTCCGGCGACCCGTCCAAGAGGGCCTTTCCACGCCAGTGGCTGCGGGCATCGTGAAAATCGGGTTCGTCAATCCTCCATCGCTCGGGGAGCCTGCTCATAAAGGTGAACCTGCGGCCCAGGATCCACTTCACGGCACAATGCCCTAATCCTCCGCCTCACTGGACCGCTTGGCTGACCGCGTTCGGCTGCGTGGCTTGCGTGTATACGTGTTCGGCCGCGTCACAGGCTCGGACGGCACGACGGGACTCTTCGGCTTCGTCCCTTCGCGGCTGAAGAAAACCGCGCTGCAACATAGGACGAACAGAAAAGGCATCACCAGAAGGACGAAGATCTGTGTATCGGTCATTCCCATGAATCGCGCAGTGATGTCGGTGAAGGGCGTCGCTCGTCAGGCGCTCGCACGTGGTCCCGAAGACGCCCGAAAATGGCAGGAAGAACTCGATA is a window of Microvirga lotononidis DNA encoding:
- a CDS encoding xanthine dehydrogenase family protein molybdopterin-binding subunit; translated protein: MTATGIGAPVRRKEDQRFVTGQGRYVDDFNRPGQTYAYFLRSPHAHAVIRSIDTGPARIMPGVVAVFTGDDLAADKIGGLICGWMIHSKDGSPMKAGPHPALAQGKVRYVGDHVAVVIAETLAQAKDAAEAIVVDYDVLPAVVDTAQATKASVQVHDVSPDNTVFNWHLGNKDETEAAFARAKHVTTIDLVNNRLVPNAIEPRAAVGEYDPGTDNYTLYTTSQNPHVARLVLSAFIGVAPEHKLRVIAPDVGGGFGSKIFIYAEETVCVWAARKVKRPVKWTSDRSEAFLSDAHGRDHVTHAEMATDETGKIIGLRVHTTANLGAYLSTFSSSVPTYLYAPLLSGQYDIPAIYCEVDAVYTNTAPVDAYRGAGRPEATFVVERLVEKTARELGQDPAEFRRRNYITQFPHATPVIMTYDTGDYAASLDKALEIADYKNFQQRKQESARRGKLRGIGFSSYIEACGIAPSQAVGSLGAGVGLWESAEVRVNPTGSVEVLTGSHSHGQGHETTFAQLVSDRLGISINQVSIVHGDTDKVQFGMGTYGSRSGAVGMSAIAKAIDKVIAKGKKVAAHVLEASEGDIEFKDGRFGVAGTDRSLAFGEVALQAYIAHKFSGQDLEPGLKEGAFYDPTNFTFPAGVHICEVEIDPDTGVTSIQRWTAVDDFGVIINPMIVEGQVHGGIAQGVGQALLEGAFYDQSGQLITASFNDYCMPRAIDLPSFQVGMTVTPCPSNPLGIKGCGEAGAIAAPPAVINAITDALGHEDIAMPATPQAVWRAAQKARMPMAAE
- a CDS encoding vWA domain-containing protein; amino-acid sequence: MTDALASRGEGRLADNIAYFARALRAAGLPVGPGAVLDAIAAVATVGIGPREDFYWILHAVFVKRHEHSILFDQAFRIFWRRRALIEKLIAQMSPVAPGRAQEEKAPKAGALRVAEALATPRQEKPDPVERTEFSARLTVSDREVLKVKDFAQMSAAEIAMAKRLIADISLPDDEVTTRRFLSDPRGRRIDPRRTFRRSLRGGGAVIDLAYRSPAVRHAPVVALVDISGSMADYSRVFLHFLHAIAEKRRRIHSFVFATRLTNISRELMSRDPDEALARASKRVQDWEGGTRIAHALHEFNRHWSRRVLGQGAIVLLFTDGLEREVTPELTFEMDRLKRSCRRLVWLNPLLRFDAFEARASGIRAMLPHVDEFRPIHNLASMEDLCRTLSGDPSKRAFPRQWLRAS
- a CDS encoding AAA family ATPase — protein: MADQPGSIDDTLALLQRTGYVADRPLATVLFLALRLGRPLFLEGEAGVGKTEIAKVLSTALGRRLIRLQCYEGLDVASAVYEWNYAGQMMAIRLAEATGAVERDTLEDDLFSERYLVKRPLLQALEPDTAGAPVLLIDELDRTDEAFEAFLLEVLSDFQITIPEFGTVKAEHPPIVIITSNRTREIHDALKRRCLYHWVDYPDAERELAILRSRIPQASDQLSQEIVAFVQAIRKEDLFKAPGVAETLDWASALVELDAVALDPALVSDTLGVLLKYQDDIQKMQGSRAKEMLDRVQGALRTPA
- a CDS encoding FAD binding domain-containing protein, coding for MYAFEYHRPTSIKEAAGLIGQVEDAKFLAGGHTLLPTMKLRLAGPANLIDLGQIAELRGIERTDDTLTIGAMTKHVEVANAAEVKEAIPALAELAELIGDPHVRNRGTIGGSIANNDPSADYPAACLALNATIVTNRRKIAADDFFQGIFTTALEEGEIITQIAFPIPSQAAYAKFRNPASRYALVGVFVAKHADGVRVAVTGAGSNGVFRPNDMEQALSGNFTPEALDGVVVPEAEMNSDIHADAAYRAHLVGVMARRAVQAAVARG